The following is a genomic window from Chloroflexota bacterium.
CGATTGTCAACCCGGCGTCCAGGTTGTCCATCATCATGTCGAGGGCGAATTGGCCTTCCTCATCGGGCGGTGCGAACTGCTGCATCATCGTCATCTGTTGCTCGATCTGCGCTTTGATCTCATTGGCCTCTTCCGGGCCGAATGGCTGAAGATTGTCCACGAAGCTTACGACGAACTGCAGACTGCCGGCGATCAAAAACGCTATCACGAAGATGTAGATGCCTTTCTTCATGGCATCGCTGGAATCGCGCATTCGTTCGTAGGTAGCCGTATCCAGCGTCAGGATGCCTTTGAGATACGTAGTCAGGTTATCCATCTCACAGCCCTCCTGTAAACGACATAGCCATCGTGGCGCCGAAGAGAGCGACTCCCGTGCCGAACAGGATAGCGATCAGCAGTCCGACGATCAGAGGGGGCAGGAGCGCCGCCCACATGGCCCGCGGCCAGGTCAACTCATGGGCTACCCGCAGGCCCATGTAGCGACAAAGCAGGGTCCAGACCGTGATTCCGGCTACCGTGACGAAGGGGATGGCGGTTAGGAGCAATAGAAGTTGGGGAGCTTCTGCCAGGGCGGTGACCCCCAATGTCTGGCTCAAGCTGGCGACGCCGCCGAAGAGGCGGGCCAGAAGGTGTGCCAGTACGCCGATCACCAGCCAACCGACGATCAGGCCAAGGGGGGTCAGGATGAGTCCCGCCGCGGCTGTTCCTGGATGTGGCATGAAGAACTCCACAATTCGCCAGTTCATATCCCAGACTTGCTGGAACATGGCCAGGGCTTCTTCTCCGCCCTCCTGGGCCATCATATCCCACCCGGGCATGGCTTGAAGGTTTGGCAGGATGATCTCCCGTATTTCACCCAGGTCCGGGGAACTGGCCCACTCCAGTGTCGTGCCGATGATGCCAGCCAGAGCCGCGGCCACGCCCAGCATCACGAGGATGAACAGGCCATCGACAAAGGGGTTGTCGTCGTCTCTCATCGTTGCATAGGCTCGCTTCTGCAGGAACAGGGCGTCCCAAAGCAGGCCGGAACTTCGTTTGATTGTCTGCACGGTTAACCTCCTCGTATACTAATTCGATTCGGGTGCGTTTCAAATGGGTTGACGATTGTGGGCAGGGAAACCCTGTAGGCGGAGGGCAGGGTCTCCCTGCCCCTACTGAGATTCTGCCAGCGCCTTGACCAATGCCCGCTCTTCAGCTTCGGAGGTCACTGAACCATCCAGCCAGGCATCACGGGCGGTATCAAGAATCTTCTTGAAGGCGGGACCGGGACGCAGACCGAGGGCCATCAGGTCCTCTCCGCCGAGATAGGGTTTGACCTTCATCAATTCCCCTTCGTAGAGATCGATCCACCATCGGACGACTTGAGAATCGCTGATGATTCTCATCAGGAAGCGGCTGGCCGCGAGTGTCGGCTTCAGGAGGCGATATGCCTGGCTGCGCGATAGATTCTCGTTTTCGAGGGCTTGCACCTGCGCCTTGAAGTCATGGAGATTCTCGAGAAGTGCCATCGAGCTTCGCATCAGGGTCAGGCGCTTATCAAGGGCGGTCAACTCTTCCCGCGGCAAGCGGTAGGTCCAGATGGCGAAATAGAGCTGATCGGTCTCGGCATCCAGGTCGGAAGAACGCCGGCTTTCACGAAATCTGCGAAAGCGGTCGACCACCCAGCTGTCGGTTGTCAATGCAGGATGGATGTGGCTGATAACGCCCAGTTCCTCCAGTCGGGCGAGGGATTGCTCTGGCAAGGCCTCGGCGAGAATAAGTTCCAACTCGTGGCGCACTCGGGCCGGGCTGATACGATCCAGAAGATCCAGAGAGTCCTGGATCAGCTCGCCTGTGCGTTGTTCGATCTGAAATCCGAAACGTTGCTCAAAACGCACAGCGCGCAGGATGCGCGTCGGATCGTCCACAAAACTGTGGGTATGCAGGACGCGGATCAGCCCGTCGTTCAAGTCGCGTTCGCCGCCGTAGAAGTCCAATAGTTCTCCCCACCGGTCCGGGTTCAGCGAGACTGCCAGGGTATTGATGGTGAAGTCACGCCGGTGAAGATCCAGTTTGATGGAACCATGTTCAACCGCAGGCAGCACAGTGGGCTCGGCGTAGAATTCGGTTCGTGCCGTTACGAAATCAAGGGCGGCAGGGGGTGCCAGGATATGGTTCAGGGCGACAATCAGGGCATCCGGATCATCCGCGCTGCCGGACTCGTCGCCAGACTCGGGCAGAATCCACTTGGCTGTGCCGAAACGCTTGTGGCTGCGCACGCGCCCGCCGTGACGGCGGGCCAGGCGCCGGGCAAGCGCGATGGCATCTCCCTCGACGACCAGATCAACATCGAAGTTGGGCCGATCCAGCAATAGATCCCTGGCGAAACCACCCACGGCGTACAGGGGAAACCCCAATTCATTGGCTGACTGGCCTGCCAGGCGCAGAAGGGCCAGTAGGGCATCGGGCAGGGCGGTTTCCATGCGCAGCGCGATTTCCTCGCGCCGGGAGGATTTGTCAGGTTCCCCCCACAGTTTGATGAGGTCGGTACGGGTAACGATGCCAATGATCATCTCGCTGG
Proteins encoded in this region:
- a CDS encoding Yip1 family protein codes for the protein MQTIKRSSGLLWDALFLQKRAYATMRDDDNPFVDGLFILVMLGVAAALAGIIGTTLEWASSPDLGEIREIILPNLQAMPGWDMMAQEGGEEALAMFQQVWDMNWRIVEFFMPHPGTAAAGLILTPLGLIVGWLVIGVLAHLLARLFGGVASLSQTLGVTALAEAPQLLLLLTAIPFVTVAGITVWTLLCRYMGLRVAHELTWPRAMWAALLPPLIVGLLIAILFGTGVALFGATMAMSFTGGL
- a CDS encoding CBS domain-containing protein; protein product: MAGKKFTVILTHEHTDFDGLASMLAAHKLHPHAIPVLPRCLNRNLQEFLALYRSALPFRRQEDLPRRQVDYAIVVDTQTYSTVKGMKPDTPGQIVDHHVQQRTPDQGWTFDGEEVGATTTLLVEKIARRQIEVSPVEATLLLLGIYEDTGSLVYIATTARDLQAAAWLIEQGANLQVVGRFLHHPLTPEQLDLYTALTESNRVYDIAGHSVVVASASAPGFGDEISTLAHKIRDVYEPSGLFLIVDLGDRIQVVARSATDAVDVGSIALKMGGGGHPRAAAALVRGKSLTEVEVTLLSLLQESVKPLVTVEKIMTHGYPATVPPSTTIEEMVGILQRYGFEGYPVVEETSSDENGKRSAHVNGLLGNITRRQVDRAVQHGLATHTVNRYMRTGRVTVTPEAGINELQKLMIESGWGQIPVIDPTSEMIIGIVTRTDLIKLWGEPDKSSRREEIALRMETALPDALLALLRLAGQSANELGFPLYAVGGFARDLLLDRPNFDVDLVVEGDAIALARRLARRHGGRVRSHKRFGTAKWILPESGDESGSADDPDALIVALNHILAPPAALDFVTARTEFYAEPTVLPAVEHGSIKLDLHRRDFTINTLAVSLNPDRWGELLDFYGGERDLNDGLIRVLHTHSFVDDPTRILRAVRFEQRFGFQIEQRTGELIQDSLDLLDRISPARVRHELELILAEALPEQSLARLEELGVISHIHPALTTDSWVVDRFRRFRESRRSSDLDAETDQLYFAIWTYRLPREELTALDKRLTLMRSSMALLENLHDFKAQVQALENENLSRSQAYRLLKPTLAASRFLMRIISDSQVVRWWIDLYEGELMKVKPYLGGEDLMALGLRPGPAFKKILDTARDAWLDGSVTSEAEERALVKALAESQ